A single region of the Thermoplasmata archaeon genome encodes:
- the argH gene encoding argininosuccinate lyase, with amino-acid sequence MDDSTLEFTSSLDVDSRMAFYDVMGSLAHVNMLKACHILPAEDVDSIIQGLRAILKEIEAGEFELDYKLEDIHTNIEFSLTERIGPAGGKLHTGRSRNDQVAVDFRMYLRDKALEVVTDIEGLITSLLKIAETNFDTIMPGFTHMQHAQPVTLAQHMLAYVFKFSRDADRFLDAFDRMNKCPLGSAALAGTTYPIDRFMTASALGFKEPTENSMDSVSDRDFVNELAFCAAQTQLHLSSLCEELVYWSSQEFGFIEMDDKFTTGSSIMPQKKNPDIAELVRGKTGGVVGSLVSMLVLTKGLPLTYNRDLQEDKAAVMDSMDTVISCLEIMAKVMATTTFKGDRLMEVTSKGQINATDLADYLVTKGIPFREAHAIVGAAVRESIESGVNLEDMPLDKLRTFSDKIEDDVYKFIPVKSCVERRISYGGTSSSSVDMEMSKAIEQLMQREEVLRQEKQLIENCWKELIG; translated from the coding sequence ATGGATGACTCCACACTGGAGTTCACATCCTCTCTGGATGTAGACTCCAGGATGGCATTCTACGATGTCATGGGGTCCCTCGCCCATGTGAACATGCTGAAGGCATGTCACATCCTTCCGGCAGAGGACGTCGACAGTATCATTCAAGGCCTCAGGGCCATCCTCAAGGAAATCGAGGCTGGGGAGTTCGAGCTGGACTACAAGCTCGAGGACATCCACACCAACATCGAGTTCTCGCTGACCGAAAGGATCGGCCCCGCAGGCGGCAAACTTCATACGGGAAGGAGCAGGAACGACCAGGTGGCCGTGGACTTCAGGATGTACCTGAGGGATAAGGCACTGGAAGTGGTTACAGACATAGAAGGTCTGATCACCAGCCTGCTCAAGATCGCGGAGACCAACTTCGACACGATCATGCCCGGTTTCACACATATGCAGCACGCCCAGCCAGTCACACTCGCTCAGCACATGCTCGCGTATGTGTTCAAGTTCTCAAGGGATGCGGACAGGTTCCTGGACGCGTTCGACAGGATGAACAAATGCCCTCTGGGATCGGCCGCTCTCGCAGGCACCACATACCCCATAGACCGTTTCATGACGGCGAGCGCCCTCGGATTCAAGGAGCCCACAGAGAACTCCATGGATTCCGTCAGCGACAGAGACTTCGTCAACGAGCTCGCTTTCTGCGCAGCCCAGACTCAGCTCCACCTGTCATCGCTTTGCGAGGAACTGGTCTACTGGTCTTCCCAGGAATTCGGATTCATAGAGATGGACGACAAGTTCACCACAGGATCCTCGATCATGCCCCAGAAGAAGAATCCCGACATAGCGGAGCTCGTCAGAGGGAAGACCGGAGGAGTGGTGGGTTCGTTGGTATCCATGCTCGTTCTCACGAAGGGACTTCCCCTCACATACAACCGCGACCTCCAGGAGGACAAGGCGGCCGTGATGGACTCCATGGACACCGTGATCTCCTGCCTTGAGATCATGGCAAAGGTGATGGCGACGACCACCTTCAAGGGCGATAGGCTCATGGAGGTCACCAGCAAGGGACAGATCAACGCGACCGATCTTGCCGATTATCTCGTCACAAAAGGTATCCCCTTCCGCGAGGCTCACGCTATAGTAGGCGCAGCAGTCAGGGAGAGCATCGAATCGGGAGTCAACCTCGAGGACATGCCCCTCGATAAGCTCAGGACATTCTCCGATAAGATCGAGGACGATGTCTACAAGTTCATCCCTGTAAAGAGCTGCGTGGAGAGGAGGATATCCTACGGAGGAACATCCTCATCATCGGTGGACATGGAGATGTCCAAGGCCATAGAGCAACTGATGCAGCGCGAAGAGGTACTGCGTCAGGAGAAACAGCTCATCGAGAACTGCTGGAAAGAACTGATCGGATGA
- a CDS encoding argininosuccinate synthase: MAVAKKTTTKKASTAKKAVKATPAKKAQRDKVVLAYSGGLDTSVDIHWLQENYNVDVIAIAVNVGQPPSKDDIVARAIRNGAIKADFIDVRKEFVEDYIWPALKANAMYQNVYPLSTAVARPLITKVLADVAKKEGAKYIAHGCTAKGNDQVRFDVGLISQNPDLKIIAPMREWITTREEEIDYAKKNGIEIIVKKSSPYSRDENLWGNSCECGVLEDPWEEPPAGAWAYTVDPAKAPAAPKYIEIGFEKGIPVCLDGVRMDGVKLIETLNELAGKYGVGRIDHVEDRLVGIKSRETYECPAAITLIAAHRGLEALTLPKDTIEFKRIIEQKFSQLIYDGLWYEGLRENLQAFIDSSQKYVTGVVRVKLYKGTATVVGRRSPYSLYDVGLSTYAKGDEFDHKSAVGFIYCWGLPGKTAAKAHMKADKKKTPAKTAKKTATKKK; this comes from the coding sequence ATGGCAGTAGCGAAGAAAACCACAACAAAAAAAGCTAGCACAGCCAAGAAGGCCGTTAAAGCGACCCCTGCAAAGAAGGCGCAGAGAGACAAAGTCGTTCTCGCCTACTCAGGAGGTCTCGACACATCTGTCGACATTCACTGGCTCCAAGAGAACTACAACGTCGACGTCATCGCGATCGCGGTCAACGTCGGACAGCCACCCAGCAAGGATGACATCGTTGCACGTGCAATCAGGAACGGAGCCATCAAAGCAGATTTCATCGACGTCAGAAAAGAATTCGTCGAGGACTACATCTGGCCCGCTCTCAAGGCGAACGCCATGTATCAGAACGTTTACCCCCTCAGCACCGCAGTCGCAAGACCCCTCATCACAAAGGTCCTTGCCGATGTCGCCAAGAAGGAAGGCGCAAAGTACATCGCCCACGGATGCACCGCAAAGGGAAACGACCAGGTAAGATTCGATGTCGGACTCATCTCACAGAATCCCGACCTGAAGATCATCGCACCCATGAGAGAGTGGATCACCACCAGAGAGGAAGAGATCGATTACGCCAAGAAGAACGGAATCGAGATCATCGTGAAAAAGTCCAGCCCTTACAGCCGTGACGAGAACCTCTGGGGCAACTCCTGCGAGTGTGGAGTACTCGAGGATCCCTGGGAGGAGCCTCCCGCAGGAGCATGGGCATACACTGTCGACCCCGCGAAGGCACCCGCAGCACCCAAGTACATAGAGATCGGATTCGAGAAGGGTATTCCAGTATGTCTTGACGGAGTCCGCATGGACGGAGTGAAGCTCATCGAGACCCTCAACGAGCTCGCAGGAAAGTACGGTGTCGGAAGAATCGATCACGTAGAGGACCGTCTCGTCGGAATCAAGAGCCGTGAGACCTACGAATGCCCTGCAGCGATCACACTCATCGCAGCCCACAGAGGACTCGAGGCACTCACACTGCCCAAGGACACAATCGAATTCAAGCGCATCATCGAGCAGAAGTTCAGCCAGCTGATCTACGACGGTCTCTGGTACGAGGGTCTCCGCGAGAACCTCCAGGCCTTCATCGATTCAAGCCAGAAATACGTAACAGGTGTCGTAAGAGTCAAGCTCTACAAGGGAACCGCGACGGTCGTCGGTAGAAGATCGCCCTACTCGCTGTACGATGTCGGCCTCAGCACCTACGCCAAGGGAGACGAATTCGACCACAAATCCGCTGTCGGATTCATCTACTGCTGGGGACTTCCCGGAAAGACCGCGGCTAAGGCCCACATGAAGGCTGACAAGAAGAAGACTCCTGCCAAGACAGCGAAGAAGACAGCAACCAAGAAGAAGTGA
- a CDS encoding N-acetyl-gamma-glutamyl-phosphate reductase: MVKVGIIGGTGYTGGELSRLLCTHPDVEIAALTSRQNAGKKVEDVHTFLKGYVGDLMFTERISDTKDLDFVFVATPHGVAMKEVPSLLEQGIKCIDLSGDYRLHDVSVYEKWYGHQHTDVENLQKAVYGLPEFFRDEIKGADLVANPGCYATSIILACGPLLKAGVVSEDIIVDAKSGTSGAGMVPSERTHHSTCGETIIPYSVGKHRHTPEIEMAVDKFAGSHTKVTFVPQLLPIVRGILSSCYFSINKELSQEDVDSIYSKQYGNEAFVHYVPEPSIRAVVASNHAQVSSKVLGDKVVSFGVLDNLVKGASGQAVQCMNLMLNLDEKKGLNIPGLGV; the protein is encoded by the coding sequence ATGGTTAAAGTCGGAATAATAGGTGGAACCGGGTACACGGGAGGAGAGCTCTCCCGTCTGCTGTGCACGCATCCCGATGTCGAGATAGCTGCGCTCACGTCCCGTCAGAACGCCGGTAAGAAGGTCGAAGATGTGCACACGTTCCTCAAAGGATACGTTGGCGATCTGATGTTCACCGAGAGGATATCCGACACAAAGGACCTGGATTTCGTGTTCGTCGCCACACCTCACGGAGTCGCAATGAAGGAGGTGCCTTCTCTGTTGGAGCAAGGCATCAAGTGCATAGATCTTTCAGGAGACTACCGTCTGCATGACGTATCCGTGTACGAGAAATGGTACGGACACCAGCACACGGATGTGGAGAACCTCCAGAAGGCAGTATACGGGCTTCCTGAGTTCTTCCGCGATGAGATCAAGGGAGCAGATCTGGTGGCTAATCCAGGCTGCTATGCGACATCTATCATCCTGGCATGCGGGCCGCTCCTCAAGGCAGGAGTCGTGTCTGAGGACATCATCGTTGATGCAAAGTCCGGTACGTCAGGTGCGGGAATGGTCCCCTCGGAGAGAACGCATCACTCCACATGTGGCGAGACGATAATCCCATATAGCGTCGGGAAGCACCGTCACACGCCTGAGATCGAGATGGCAGTGGACAAATTTGCGGGATCCCATACGAAGGTCACGTTCGTACCGCAGCTTCTCCCTATCGTGCGCGGCATCCTGTCATCATGCTACTTCAGCATCAACAAGGAACTCTCGCAGGAAGATGTGGATTCGATTTACAGTAAGCAGTACGGCAACGAGGCGTTCGTACATTACGTCCCCGAGCCGTCCATACGCGCAGTGGTGGCATCCAACCACGCTCAGGTGTCGTCTAAGGTCCTGGGGGACAAGGTGGTCTCCTTCGGTGTCCTGGACAATCTGGTAAAAGGGGCATCGGGACAGGCCGTTCAGTGCATGAACTTGATGCTGAACTTGGATGAGAAGAAAGGATTGAATATACCCGGATTGGGGGTTTGA